The Rhododendron vialii isolate Sample 1 chromosome 8a, ASM3025357v1 genome has a window encoding:
- the LOC131335887 gene encoding LOB domain-containing protein 25-like — translation MASSHNSYSSPCAACKFLRRKCMPGCVFAPYFPPEEPTKFANVHKIFGASNVTKLLNEVHPHQREDAVNSLAYEAEARVRDPVYGCVGAISFLQRQVERLQKELDAANADLIRYACNEINQTTVLPAPPPPGLVNSVSHPTAVSRPRPVEVINRRMGNEGGNFHQIPSPFPYPYPLPWYDYNPSGNTTGGGGGGGGGGGNI, via the coding sequence ATGGCTTCATCTCACAACTCCTACAGCTCCCCCTGCGCCGCCTGCAAGTTCCTCCGGCGCAAGTGCATGCCCGGCTGCGTTTTCGCCCCTTACTTCCCACCAGAGGAGCCAACGAAATTCGCCAACGTCCACAAAATCTTTGGCGCTAGCAACGTGACCAAACTCCTCAACGAGGTCCACCCTCACCAGAGGGAAGACGCGGTGAACTCACTCGCTTACGAAGCAGAAGCCCGGGTCAGGGACCCGGTTTACGGGTGCGTTGGTGCCATCTCTTTCCTCCAGAGACAGGTGGAGCGGCTCCAGAAGGAACTGGACGCCGCGAATGCCGATTTGATTCGGTACGCCTGCAATGAGATCAATCAGACGACCGTGCTACCTGCCCCACCACCACCGGGGTTGGTCAATTCGGTTAGTCATCCGACCGCTGTGAGTCGCCCGAGGCCGGTGGAGGTGATAAATAGAAGGATGGGAAATGAGGGAGGGAATTTCCATCAAATTCCTTCTCCTTTCCCATATCCTTATCCTCTTCCATGGTATGATTATAACCCTTCTGGTAACACAACTGGAggcggtggaggaggaggaggtggaggtggaaatatttga
- the LOC131335886 gene encoding oleosin H2-like, protein MAEHRHDQEQRFQQQQQQHRGGPTDLTKSLLHEKRPSKSQVLAVVTLLPAGGLLLLLSGLTLAGTLVGLALTTPIFVICSPVIVPAALTLALAVAGFLASGAFGVTALSSFSWAVNCVRRSGMLPGPLDQAARRVQEATGQIGQKAREVGQRAQEVGGTGGRS, encoded by the coding sequence atggcCGAGCACCGCCACGACCAAGAGCAGCGCTtccaacaacagcagcagcaacaccGCGGCGGCCCCACCGACCTCACCAAATCCCTCCTCCACGAGAAGCGCCCCTCCAAGTCCCAGGTCCTCGCCGTGGTCACCCTCCTCCCCGCCGgcggcctcctcctcctcctctccggCCTCACCCTCGCCGGCACCCTCGTCGGCCTCGCCCTCACCACCCCGATCTTCGTCATCTGCAGCCCCGTCATCGTCCCCGCCGCGCTCACCCTCGCCCTGGCCGTGGCCGGCTTCCTAGCCTCGGGCGCATTCGGGGTGACGGCGCTGTCGTCGTTCTCGTGGGCCGTGAACTGCGTCCGCCGTAGCGGGATGCTGCCGGGGCCGCTGGATCAGGCGGCGCGGCGAGTGCAAGAGGCGACGGGGCAGATCGGGCAGAAGGCTAGGGAGGTGGGGCAGAGGGCTCAGGAAGTTGGTGGCACCGGTGGGCGGTCGTGA
- the LOC131335888 gene encoding uncharacterized protein LOC131335888: MKSVTQPFFFSLQIQPLNPHRRQTSLHSISPLSLSSLKTHPKRPFPIKSQQTHLNETQSTSTQDDGIPIDHVKTLARFKSLHNHITVVQVSRAADHPFAGSRLLLLDSPGNIHSISFTFPNRRLFTSTYFDVFATLPPILPPGPLAVLGFGAGSAAKLILESYPTGVVHGWEIDPAVISVGREYFDLSWLERKFPDRLKVYIGDAMGAEIEDGFSGILVDLFNKGCLIPELQDPRTWEKMKRRLRRGGRIMVNVGGSCVEAEDGSDGRVVMEESVRALEKVFPGRVSVLTMGNRNEDSSIAMTGEMPDVGEWKTALPKALRFYADMWTPFHG, translated from the exons ATGAAATCAGTTACCCAACCCTTCTTCTTTTCCCTCCAAATCCAACCGTTAAACCCCCACCGCCGCCAAACCTCCCTCCACTCtatctcccctctctctctctcctccctcaaaacccaccCCAAACGACCCTTCCCAATCAAATCCCAACAAACCCACCTCAACGAAACCCAATCCACTTCAACCCAAGACGACGGCATCCCCATCGACCACGTCAAGACCTTGGCCCGCTTCAAGTCCCTCCACAACCACATCACTGTCGTCCAGGTCTCGCGCGCCGCCGACCACCCTTTCGCCGGCtcccgcctcctcctcctcgacTCCCCCGGCAACATCCACAGCATCTCCTTCACCTTCCCCAACAGACGCCTCTTCACCTCCACCTACTTCGACGTCTTCGCCACCCTCCCCCCGATCCTCCCCCCCGGCCCGCTCGCCGTCCTTGGGTTCGGGGCCGGGTCGGCCGCGAAATTGATCCTTGAATCGTACCCGACCGGGGTTGTCCACGGGTGGGAGATCGACCCCGCCGTGATTTCGGTGGGCCGGGAGTATTTCGACCTCTCGTGGCTCGAAAGGAAATTCCCAGATAGGCTTAAG GTGTATATCGGGGATGCGATGGGGGCGGAGATTGAAGACGGATTTTCGGGTATTTTGGTGGATTTGTTCAATAAAGGGTGTTTGATACCGGAGTTACAGGACCCAAGGACGTGGGAGAAGATGAAGCGGAGGTTGAGGCGTGGAGGGAGGATTATGGTGAACGTGGGTGGGAGTTGTGTTGAAGCAGAGGATGGAAGTGATGGAAGAGTGGTGATGGAAGAGAGTGTGAGGGCCTTGGAGAAGGTTTTTCCGGGCAGAGTTAGTGTTTTGACCATGGGAAATAGGAATGAGGATAGTTCTATTGCTATGACTGGGGAAATGCCTGATGTTGGTGAGTGGAAGACGGCTCTGCCTAAAGCTCTGAGGTTTTATGCTGATATGTGGACTCCATTTCATGGGTAA